In the Telopea speciosissima isolate NSW1024214 ecotype Mountain lineage chromosome 6, Tspe_v1, whole genome shotgun sequence genome, AGCCAAATACCCTAACTAAGAAAGTACACAACGCAAGCAATGAACTGTCAACTAGAAAGACAACGGGATCCACAATTCTAAGGAGCTAAAAACATAgtatgaaggaaaaaaaaggaaaatgaaaagaaagaaagggagattTCCAACAACAAAAATATTAATGTTTCACAGGCCACTGGAGACTCAAAAAGAGAGCATCCAaaagtttcaatttttgaaaccctagcgCACCCAATTTGGGGGGGGATCACAAATTAAAGTACCTCGATCTGAAACGCATCTCCAGTATGGAAGAAAGTCTAAAACTAATCTATAAATGGAAGATAAGTGCAGAGAAGGCTACCGTAGTCGGAGCGAGAACGTTTTCCGGCGAGGGAAGGCATAGGAGCCTGCCTTGCGTCTCCATACCTCCAATAGCCGTCCGCCATTGCCAATAACGGTGAAAAAATAGCGGATtataaaagcaaaaaagaaaaataagaacagCAAACAAGTTAGCCGGACGTTAAAAGAAATTCCAAGAGGCCCTCGCAGCCGAAGTTCTCAGAGAAACCACACCAGCACACAAGCGCACAACTCGTAGGAGGTGGGACGAGCGAAACGTGAATAGAGTATTACTATTGAGCACTTATATGGTTTTTGGTTCTGGTTCGTCAGAAACGATAACCTAAGGGCAAGGGTTGTCAAATGATCGACCCGGTCTGATTTGGGTTGGATTGAACCGATTTTGGTCTTGTAATGGGTGAAACCGAAATCCGTCTGATAAGAGAAGGCTTTCGGTTTTATTGTTTAGATGTCAGGTTTGGTTTAGTTTAGTTGGTCTGGACAGTTTGGTTTTCAGCAGTTTTCATCACATCTCAAACCGAAGCTGGCCCGATAAAGAATTAGTATAGTCCGGTTTTTTCCCGTTTAGGTTTAATCAATTTGACCGGTTCATTTAGGGTTTGACATCCTTACCATAACCTTCTTTTGAGCCTTTCCTATCCTTACCTACCCTAGCCATGACTGTTGAGAGGATGTGATGCAAGTGCACTCCCACTAATAGACCCAAATCCGTTTGACAATCCAAACCAAGATGAATTAGATCCCATACTTGTACTAGTTCaagtaggatatttaggatttattttaattttgcttaagatatgtaatcttttattttgggtaattaTTAGACATGTAATGAAACTTTTAATTAGAGTTTtattgaatttctatttttattagtctaagttttaggaagtaattaggagtctttatttgcTGGGTTTTATAAATATACGTGTAACCCAACGATGGGAGTAGatttgataataaaaaataagttgATTATTTGGATTGAAGTCTGCGTGGTTGTGCGTGTGCACTGTTCTTCACCCCCTCCCTTTATTCTTCCTATGCGATGCATTGTGTCCTCTGTAATTCTCATATTCTTCTCCTCCTAAGTgaccctccaccaatttggtatcagagccgaacatatccatctccttccttcttcctccctaATGTTTTCTCTTATCGAATCTTCCCCTAAGACCAACAGTCTGTTCAACGTTACATCCTAATCCCAACGCTATCACCATCCCATCCATCCCTTCAAATCCCATCATAAACCCTCTcttttaagggtgtcaaaacctagcccgaaccatTAAGATCGATCGAAACCGATCGAAAAAACCCGGATTGAaccgaaccgatccttattggattggttttggactgtgGTATTGCAAGACCGACTGAAAACCGGACCACACCGGATCGACTGATAATAAATCGAAAACCAAATTGAAcggaatgaaaccgataaaaaaacatagaatataaggttatgaatagtTGGATTGATTacccattgatttcaatattagtgagcaagtTTCTGATTgtaagaagagagagggggggggggaaaggagagaagaagagaagcaagaGCGAGAAGCagagatttgaatttttttttaaaaaagcaTACCTGCTTCAGAGCTCCCATCGTGATGCCCTCCTTGGATTTCCGTCATGCGCTAAAGGTCTCCCAGTTTGTTTCGAACATTGCAACCGCAAAATCCACCGAATTCTCTTCTTGTAGAAGTCGAGTGAAACGCCCTTCCTTTGTTGTTGACACTTCACAGCGTTTTATACGTTGGGATTCTTCCTCTGATTTGACTATGTAGAAAACTCCAAGAGTCGAAGTTGACGTTAGTAACCGCATAACATCTTTTTGCCCTCTGTTCGCGTCTGATtgttatcatattttttttctttaccaaTTGTCCCTCTAACTACCATACGTTAGGCCCCTTGTGCGATTTGACCCTACTGCCCCCCACTTATTCGTTTAGTTCttattaatttctttctttttgttttcagaTTTGCCCCCTCCCTTCTATTCTTATTCtacttcatctttctttttattaGTTTCCAAGTTTACCCCTCTCCACCTATCGGTGCACCacaccttcttttcttctctttagttTCCAGTCcaataaattacaattttgtcATCGTTATCATAAATCCACTACTACATCATGGAGGTTAATCAATACAACTTACTCTTTTTGATTAGTGATGGGTTTCGTAAACTGCAGATATAACTTTCTCATTTGACAATAGGTTTTCGGGAGCTTGCCGAAAGTAATAACACCTTCTATGATAAAGTGTCAAGCATGATACAATCTGTAGAAGGCGGATCAGATGTGGAAGAAAATATAGACAATGAAAGTGACGATCAAACTAAAGTACACGGTCCGATTAGGATTGAAGTTGAAGAATTGATCAACGGCCCCCACAAACATATTCCCATTGAATAGATGTTGTTTGCACGACCATCAGAAGATCGCGCTGGTTGATCATGAAATGCGCTTGATCATCACCCCATCAAAGCTGATGTTTATGGATACCGATCAAGTGGTACCAATTCTCTCATTTTACAAAACTCGTGGATAAGTTTTTCTCAATACCGGGGGAACTGATGTAGGTACACTCCCACAAATCGACCCGAATCCGTTTGAGAACCCAAACGCAGATGAACTGGATCCCAAACTTGTTCTGGTTCAATAGGTTATTTagcatttattttatttgagtttaagatatataatcttttatttttggtagcTATTAGAAAAGTAGGGAAAATtctaatttgagttttattgagtttctatttttattagtctaagttttaggaagtaattaggagtctttgttTTATGGGTTTTATAAATATATGTGTAACCCAATGATGGGAGGCAGGAGAAGATGAACggaggaagaagtagaagaagagcaTTACCTGGAGATTCGATCTGTAGCAGAGCAAtaagtagaggaagaagaagacgaaagaTGGGGTTTCTGCAAAATCAAAGGGTAGAGGTTAGATCTCATAAAtcgcaagaaaaaaaaaaaaggttgtaaAAGAtgaggggaaagttttcatacacggcttacaagggtgagagtttcaaagcattaattaatgggtgggggtttatgacttttccaactatttgtgagaggggacacgaccgtgAATGCTTGCACGGCCGTGTATAAAAACTTCCCCCAAAAGATAAAAtcagcagaggaagaagaagaagatgaacggaggaagaaggagaagaagatgaagttaGGGCTTACTCGAGTTCGATGGTGAGAGATTTGGGAGCTGCAGTGATGGCGAGAGATGTGGGAGTGGGAAGTGGAGACCTCTTTTATCGGGCACAACTTCCCTaatcctctttttttgtttcaaccaaGTGTTTTAAAACTGTAGAAACATGATTTAGGTTGTTTCTGAATATggtgttttttgtgtttttttaccGGTTCGCTTTACTGGCACATAAAAACAGACTGGTACTTCCAAACGGTAGATTCCGTTTTTCTGTGCCAGTAGCacagaaaaacaccaaaaacaatAAATAGAAGCGTTACCAAACGGGCTCTAAATGTACAATggactctcactctctcactctctcactctctcaaaTTAGATACAATAGATGTACAAGCTTCTCACAACATTCACACTTCTTGTTTAACATTACAAGTATAACACAATGAGAGGGTGAAGGAAATTAAAGGTCATAATTATCACCCTAATTTACGAAGTCGCCTTTGCCCCTAGGAGTCCCATCCAACAACAATGAAGCAAGGCAGCAATGACAACATGCTGCCAGTATGTTTCCCACCCATGGTTCCATCTATCGGTATCTTGTCATTCGTATCAGGAGATGCGTActggttttgctagtcatcgataccatatcggtaaCACAGTAGGGACAAGAGGttaaatggtcagaaaactcatttttaaggaaatttaggggtaattttgtctaaTACAGCCGAACCAGGCCCATGCCGTAAGTATCATATCAGTTGTACAGGTTGTCGATACCTGTTCCGATACTGTGCACTAGAACCATGTTCCCACCACCCCTTTAGAACACAAGAGACAAGGTGATTCAGCACAACTATAACATTTTGGTCCAAATTGCTACTCTTCCCCAATCCTCTTTCTACATGGCAGTGTCTGTTGGCAACCAGACTTTGTTGAAATATAGTTTGTTTAACCATGGGTTGGGCATTGGTCTGAATAGACAATACCAAGTGCTACAAGAATGGTCTGAAACTGTTTGAAACAACCAATTCTATCTGGATGAGACAAAGCATTGACATACAAGGGGTAAAGTCACACACGAAGAGGGTCATATGGTTGAGATAAGACACCAAATTCGACAAGGGGCCTATCCAAGGGGATTTTCCATCTAACACAAAGTTAGAATGACCAAATGATAAGGCCACGTGGCACAACAAAGGAAAGACAGCTGGAACAAAGCTCCCAGTCAAGCAGATTGCCTTCCACTTAAATTCCAtaaaacaataattaattaaatatttccTTCCACTTGATTTCATCTTCACTACATTGCACTCTTTCAGTCAAACAAAAGCAAAGATGTACACATTATGGCCTTCCGAAAGAAAAGTAAATGAATTAACCTATAgacctttaatttttttctataGCTTTCATGAACAAACATAATCACTATGGGTATAATACCCAGCTGAAATGTATGAAAACAAGAGTTCTTAAGTTCTCATTTCTTCTTGGAATTTTTCATGAACATTTTTCTTTACATGCATCAATGTCTTCTTCTCATTTAACACCCTTCAAAACTCTGATGCTATTTGCCATTATAGAAAGTAACCCACCCACACCCAAAACCATGCTACTCTTTCTTGTCCTTCCATGTTCTCCTTCTTCGACATCTCCCAAAGAACTTGAGAACCTCATCAATGAGAACAACAGGGGACGAAAGTAAGATGACCAGTAACCATTCATTCAGGCTCAGTGGAACAATACCAAAAACATTTGCTAGAAAAGGAAAATACAGTATGAAAAAATGGAGCCCAAATGAAACAGACATGGCAATCAATAGCCAAATGTTCCTCCAAGGTGGCATTCGGACTAAGCTGTTGTCTTCGGACAAGGCATTGAGGGAATTAAGCATCTCGATTGCTACTAGCACAGACAATGATAAAGTTGATGCCTTCACTTTACCAACAGAGAAGTACTCACAAGGGTTTGAGAAAGTgataacaccaccaccaccaaccttGAATGGGGCTGCAGTGAAATTTGACCATGTGGGGCACTCCCCCCAAGTGCGGAGCTGATATAGGGAAACCAGTGTGTGCCCATCACTCACAAGATCAATACCCATAAAGGAAGGTTGGGTGTACCACAAAATGAATATGCCAACAGTTGCAATGCCCACATATGAACCAATCACCTGCCAAATTTGAAACAGATGGTGCAACAACCATGAGAATTTAAGTACACAAGACAGAGAGTCAGGCCATTAAGTCAATGTGGAACTTGAGCGTCAGATACAGTTCAACTATCAAACAAATCCTCATTCTTCAGATGATTAAAATTACACAGATGAGGTACTTCCACGCATCAGTCAACTAAGCCTCAGGAAAAAATGCCAGACTAAAAGTGAAATCCCAATGGCACCTAGAAGCCCCCTCACATTCAGGTGGTAGGTGACAAACAAGAGATGCATGTATGGGCTTTTCTATGTTTTTGAAATCAAGTTAATATTAAATTTGGGTCTACTGATCACCAAAGTGTCAACTAAAAATGTCCAGCACAGGTAGGAAACCCTGTGTTATAATGTTATGGTAATCAAACTATTTTCCtgaaattttatcattttaaaaccACAGCTAAATACTAACCATGTAGCGGAACAGAACCCAAAAGTTTATAAGCGCATCATTGCTCTTGCGGGGTGGTTTCTGCATGATGTCAACATCCGCAGGGTTAAAACCTAGAGCAGTTGCAGGTGGACCATCCGTAACCAAATTGACCCAAAGAAGCTGCACCGGAATCAAGCATTCTGGTATGCCTAGTGCAGCTGTCAGAAAGATGGATATCACCTCCCCAACATTAGATGATATCATATACCTgtacagtaaaaaaaaaaaaagcataactAACTGGAAGGAACAAACAAGACCACAAGCTCATAGACATACCTAATAAAAGCTTTCATGTTATTATAGATTGAACGGCCCTCAGCAATAGCAGAAACAATAGTACTGAAATTATCATCTGCAAGAACCATGTCTGATGCCTCCTTTGCAACCTGAAACACTAATGGAGTGTAAGCAGAGTAAGTGTAACTCTATCGTCCAGCAGTAGCATCCTGAAGAATCATTTCACAACACTGGCACTGTAAAAAGACCCAAGCCCTTAGATCCAAATATCCAATTATAAGATGAACTAAGAATGAGATATGACCACCTCAGAAGCATAATTTtcagttcaaagttcaaaccattTAGTTCTTTATTTGTTATCTAAAGAGAACAGTCCAGAACAGATCCTAAGATGCCATTACAGCCATCCAACTGATTTCAACTTTGAAATATTCCTCTAGAGGTGGTCGGTCCCCACTAATTTGCAGCCCCCATCTTCCATAATAGTCATTTGGTCCCATCCTCCTTGATAGTCATTTGGTCAATATACAGCCAGAAATTACAACAAAGGAatcataataaaaaatgaaacgaTGTAAGAAACAAGGCATATGCAACAGATAATAGAAGCAGTTGCCAGATTACCTCAGTTCCAGTAATTCCCATTGCAATTCCGATATCAGCAAGTTTCAGTGCAGGAGCATCGTTTACACCGTCTCCAGTCATAGCAACAACTTCACCCATTTGCTTCAGCATCCTTACAATTTCCTGTTTGTGTTTGGGCTCGGCACGAGAGAAAACCATCCCCCCAGGCCTGGACAAGATCCCTACCTGTTCGGTCGAAGAGAGAGCCATGAATTCTTTACCTGTAAAACTTCTCCCCCTGAGATCCTGACTATCAGAAAATAATCGAACCTCCCGACAAATAGCCTCAGCAGTGGACTTATTGTCTCCAGTGATCACCATAACTTTGATCCCAGCTTCTTTACAATCTTCAATTGCTTTATGAACTTCAACACGAGGCGGGTCCTGATTCAATTACTATTATAGGTCAATATTCCACGGGAAGGCACCAACAGTTAATAGTTATTGACTGAGAAGGCACTCACCCTCAGACCTACAACCCCAACAAAGACTAGGTTGCGTTCAATGGAAGAGTAGTTGGCAGGATCAAGCAGCTTCTTGTGGGCAGGGTGATTCTCCTCGTAGTAGTCCGAGAACTCTCCTAAGTCATCCTTATACGCCAAACCCAAACATCGCAGGCCCTTTGAACTCATCTCCAAGTTTCTTAACAATAAGAGTTGCCTACACAGCTCATCCATTGGAACAATGGATCCATCTGCAAGTTGCACATTTGAACTGCGCTCCAACATACTCTCCACAGCGCCCTGGGGAAAACTGTATTTTTAGTCTTAAGTGCAGTACATTTTCCAGATCAATAGGTTACTATTAATGATAGTGCAGCTCAATAATAATGAATAGAAGCAAAGTCTTAACACCCTAACAATAAGCATAGTTTTCAAGGTgccgcctaggcatccaggcgccttggtcaccttaTTGGTGTCACCTTGCATCCAGGCTCTCTCCAACGCCATGGGTTGCCCAAATGCCGGACAACTTTGACAATAAGACTCAAATGAGTTTACATCAATATGCGACAATGTTCTGTTACCCAATTGGAACCAATTCAAGGTTGCATGGCTGATGCTCATCAGCTTTTTCAGAATCCATAATTCATTTTTGTTCACTAAATGTTTAATCAATCCCAAAATATCCAAAACCCTCAAATTCAAAATGGCAGCAAAATAGCATCATCAGGTTTTAGCATAAACCAATATAGTAGCAAAATGTCCAACATTGACAATTTTCAAACTATGTAACAAAGGATTGTTGTGAGTACAAGACCAACCTAGACACAAACATGGaatcagaagaaaaaagaatcaagGCAAACAGCGATACACAACATGTTCAACTCTGGTAAATGTTAAAGAGGAGACCACAAGCACTCATGTGCGACTGAAAAGTACTCATAATGTATTGGATTTCCTCTCATGTGAGCAGTAGCTGTAGTTGATAGATTTAAatgtttgcttttattttatttaggggtattttcatAGATTTGGTTTTCAACCAAcaagtcttctttttcttatttggtCCATTTTACAGCCCTTAATAAATTTTCCAAACATAATGCTTAAGTGGTCATGAGGTTCTTTCGGGTATTCAAATGTTAATTTCAAATCTGGAGTCAAGCTAAAGCTGAAAATGTGCGCCTTGTATAAAGTCCAGATTCTGCAACAcgttttgtacattttttgaaATAACATTTGAATGATGTTAAGTTTGAGTTCTGCTGCAAGTTCTATTAATTGTGATAATCCCATGCTGCTCTGCAGATTCAAAGTGTACAAGAgctaaaatttcaattttacccCTGAGATTACATTAGATTGTACAGAAATGAAGAGTTTACCATGgaaaacaccaccaccaccatccccccaccccatcccccccccccccccaaaaaagaaagaaagtgagCTTTCCAATGAACTACTCTGGTGTTTTCCATCAGATAAATCCATAATTTTGCCAACCCAACATTTCCTCTGCTGAAATTCCCATCCCAGAATGTTCAATAGAATTCTTAAATAGATTTTCTCCCAGTccaataataatttttaatcTTATGAACCAAAGCTTCTACACCTCCAGCATCTGTCATTAGGTCTACATTGAACATATAAACAACTAAACAAGTGGTGACCAGTTCAGTCCAAAATGATCCTCCCAGATTCATGTTGTTAGTTTGATCTGATCTCATCCTGGTTGCTCATGTAAATAAGCAACTTAGAGAACATCACCTTGTTAACACAGTCCAATTATTCATGATGTGCTTGTCAAGATCATGAGAAATAAATCGAAGATGATTTCTTCATAAATTATGCTAATATAATATAAGTAAGTGAAACATTTAGCTTCCTGGTATGGGGTGGAGTATACTAAAACCAGATTCACATGGTATCACAAACATTGGACATGAGGAAACAGGATGCTGCAATTTCATTGGATGTTCATGCATAATCACATTAAAGGCATGGATGTACATTCCTCTCATTGAGCAAACCAATATCAATTTCTTCAATATAAcagaagaaaaatgataacaTTCAAAAACTACTTTCTAATAGAGAATCAGAAGATATTTAATAATACTACTAATAATAAGAATCACCTTAACAAGAAGACGATTATTCCCAGTTGGTTCCCGAATGATAACACTCATGGATTTACGAATTCGATCAAACTCCAATGTAGCAACCCTTTTTGATCTTTTTGCCCACCACTCGCAACAGCCTAAACcatggaaaaataaataagagcCAGAGGACTGCATAAGTTGTTATTGTAGGATAAGTATCATACAGAATGGCATTTTACTCACCTAATTTAACTGTGTCACAGTCAATTAAATAGTCAGCAGCAAGCTGTGTGCTGCGGATTCGATTGCTTGCCTTTGTATCTGGAACCCCCATCTTTTCAACTAAAACCTTGAGAGCCGCTTCAGTAGGCAAACCTGTAGCTCGGAAAAGGCAACCACTACAGAAGATCCCAGCATCATTGCAGACAGCACATATTTCTGCCATTGCCTGCAAGTTTGCATCCCAATTGTAGCAGTCCCAGTCCACAATACCACCATCCTTGGGATCATAAGTCGTTCCTTCGACACGAAAAATTCGAGTGCCTGTCGTCTTTCCACCCAAAGTGAAGAATTCACTCACAGACATTTGATTTGTCGTAAGGGTTCCAGTCTTATCTGAACAAATCACAGTTGTGCATCCCAACGTCTCCACACTTGGGAGCTTCCTCACAATTGCATTCTTTTGTGCCATTTTCCTGGTACCCAAGGCCAAACAAGTTGTGATTACAGCAGGAAGACCCTCTGGAATAGCAGCTACTGCAAGGGCAACGGCTATCTTGAAATAGTATGTGCATTTCTCAAAAGAAAACCTAAAATTAGTGGGCCATCCATCCACAAGTTCCCAAGTGAGGAAGTTTCTGTAGTTGATCACCCACACAACGAAACAAACAAGCCCAATTGCAGTTGTCAACCTCCCACCGAATTCATCCAGCTTCTTCTTCAGAGGGGTATCGTCATTTTCTAAGGAGGCTTCATGTATTTGTGTCTGAATCTTCCCAATCTCAGTGCGCATCCCAGTGCTTACAACAATACAAAGACAGCTCCCGTTCACAACTGTGGTACCTGCAAATACCATACATTCTTTGGCTTGCAATTCGCAGTCGTCCATGAGCACAGGATTGGTACCTTTGAGCACAGGCATTGCCTCTCCAGTCAACGAGCTCTGCTCAACTCGCAAGGTTGATGTCTTTAGTGCCGCAACTCTCATGTCAGCAGGGACCTTGTCTCCAACCCGTAGTTCCACAATGTCCCCTGGGACGAGCTCCCGGGCGGGTAATTCTGGCACATAGTGTCCATCTCGGAGAACCTTCGCACACTCAGATTGCATTTCCTTAAGGGCTTCGAGTGCCTTCTCGGCATTGGTCTCCTGCCAAACCCCAACAATGCCGTTGAGCACGAGAATCATAACAATCACGAAAGGTTCCACATAGGCCTCGAAACCACTCTCTCCTGATTCATGCCCGTGAAAGTGAGCCAGaacaaatgaaatgaaggcTGCAACTAACAGGATCTTGACGAGCACATCATCAAACTGTTCCAAGACAAGCCGCCATAGAggcttccccttctctttctgaAGCTCATTCCAACCATACTTTTGTCGCCGCCTCTCAACCTCAAAGGAACTCAGACCCTTGTCAAGTTTCACAGAGTATTCCTTCAGGCACTGATCTACAGACCACGACCAGGCAGAGAATGGTCTTTCTTCCATTTTAATCTCCTGATCCTGATGGAATTCACTTCTTACTCCAAACAGTATCACCACACATAGTTTCAGACTGGCTTCAGACAGACCCTTCAAAAATTCAAGGAAAGTTATGGAAACGAATACAACTACCTCCAGTAAATTGCAAAATATAACTGTTACCCAGAAAGGGTAAAGAGGAATCAGgaagaaaatatataaacaGGAATTTTGTTCATCCCCAAACCCCTTTTCCTTACTACTAGGTACTCCAGTTTCCAGTGTTCAAtccaacccaaaaataaaaacaaaaaatctactATTAACACGATGAAattcgaacaaaaaaaaaagaagaaactaataATCACACAACGGAGATCAGTGAAAATAATAAGTCAAGGAACcgagaagggaaaaagaatcgCTTCAAGGGATACAACACCTTTCACTTCCACAGCCTTTCGATTCTCTTGTTTTTTCCCCCTGATGTTTCTCTTGATTGTTAAGACCCAATTCAACTATAACCAACCAACCTATAGAAAACAAAACTATCAGAGGCTGGTTGGATTGGATTGGGAGGAGGGGAGGGGACAATCCtgataaataaaaagaattaagAATGAACCCTACCTACTTGAGCACTCCATCAAGATCGCTGTCATGACTAGTGCATAATGTCAGCAGCAGAAAACGAAATTATGAAAAGATAGTAGTAGAGTATTGGGAAGTTAAAAGAAaagtaggagaggaagaagccaaacgcaaagagagaagaagagcgAACCTAAAACTGTCAAACATCAACAGAAAGAGTAAAAAAGAAGATGGCTTGAAgacaaagcaaaggaagaaaTTCTTATTCTCGAGGTTGAACTGCGAATCCACTTTTGTGAAATTTGGAAAAACTAAGAAAGTGGCCTGGATTTTGATTTCGTTCGCTAGAAAATTCGTTGTTGAACGGTTGTAACGAATCCCCTGTTTCGTAGTTCCACTTCCCTTCATCTCCGTCTTCGTCttcgtcttcttttttttcccacctCTAAAGATTTAACAACTAGAGACCGTTATAAAATTGAAAAGAAGGCAACCTTACTTTAATTACGGTAATGTCCTTAAACTTAGGCTGTAATTACATATTTA is a window encoding:
- the LOC122664862 gene encoding calcium-transporting ATPase, endoplasmic reticulum-type, with protein sequence MEERPFSAWSWSVDQCLKEYSVKLDKGLSSFEVERRRQKYGWNELQKEKGKPLWRLVLEQFDDVLVKILLVAAFISFVLAHFHGHESGESGFEAYVEPFVIVMILVLNGIVGVWQETNAEKALEALKEMQSECAKVLRDGHYVPELPARELVPGDIVELRVGDKVPADMRVAALKTSTLRVEQSSLTGEAMPVLKGTNPVLMDDCELQAKECMVFAGTTVVNGSCLCIVVSTGMRTEIGKIQTQIHEASLENDDTPLKKKLDEFGGRLTTAIGLVCFVVWVINYRNFLTWELVDGWPTNFRFSFEKCTYYFKIAVALAVAAIPEGLPAVITTCLALGTRKMAQKNAIVRKLPSVETLGCTTVICSDKTGTLTTNQMSVSEFFTLGGKTTGTRIFRVEGTTYDPKDGGIVDWDCYNWDANLQAMAEICAVCNDAGIFCSGCLFRATGLPTEAALKVLVEKMGVPDTKASNRIRSTQLAADYLIDCDTVKLGCCEWWAKRSKRVATLEFDRIRKSMSVIIREPTGNNRLLVKGAVESMLERSSNVQLADGSIVPMDELCRQLLLLRNLEMSSKGLRCLGLAYKDDLGEFSDYYEENHPAHKKLLDPANYSSIERNLVFVGVVGLRDPPRVEVHKAIEDCKEAGIKVMVITGDNKSTAEAICREVRLFSDSQDLRGRSFTGKEFMALSSTEQVGILSRPGGMVFSRAEPKHKQEIVRMLKQMGEVVAMTGDGVNDAPALKLADIGIAMGITGTEVAKEASDMVLADDNFSTIVSAIAEGRSIYNNMKAFIRYMISSNVGEVISIFLTAALGIPECLIPVQLLWVNLVTDGPPATALGFNPADVDIMQKPPRKSNDALINFWVLFRYMVIGSYVGIATVGIFILWYTQPSFMGIDLVSDGHTLVSLYQLRTWGECPTWSNFTAAPFKVGGGGVITFSNPCEYFSVGKVKASTLSLSVLVAIEMLNSLNALSEDNSLVRMPPWRNIWLLIAMSVSFGLHFFILYFPFLANVFGIVPLSLNEWLLVILLSSPVVLIDEVLKFFGRCRRRRTWKDKKE